A single genomic interval of Rhodopseudomonas palustris harbors:
- a CDS encoding B12-binding domain-containing radical SAM protein: MELPRRARGDELLVPGKMASLRARLRRLSGQHDLTTVIVNAFDHRTRVLPFVLADTRMAPGGVRAIGSALADVGFDKTRIVLQQWNRNFSPLQMRLDGRIPDLFLVSSMHLHSAECDRLIREACQIDPDKRPLIMVGGPRIRYEPWHVFGGTRDATWSADVAVTGEEYVFLELLDVLLSMRAAGESMRSVFQRARDGGALDEVPGIVYARRSSRSGPIEELVDTGVQRLLGDLDELPDPVHGYKLLEAPSNSATLASQALPINRVKRHSPIASIVMTAGCKFRCSYCPIPAYNQSQFRAKSGERIAEEIGQIASTFGIYHFFGADDNFFNDTKRTLDIAGTLARKRSERPFCKVRLGTEVTVHDTVGMRDHLPLIRDAGFAAVWLGVEDMTATLVKKAQDKDKTQLAFKLLRENNILPMPMMMHHDSQPLVTWKSNYGLINQIRLLRKAGSISTQVMMLTPAPGSKWYENVFESGMAFSRAGDIKVEPHIMDGNYVVASKHPRPWLKQLNLLLAYTYFFNPIRFLSALVFSKSADVFSSSETRPAHEVAHFSPAKRMRRRAWLKFRAHIVDAGAQIYGMIGLAHTYRRTAGWAWRLLRGDIERHDRAPVSPIPMRGVGDKPSDHALPGTVDLRDLEQVALHGAPAPKLAKTA, encoded by the coding sequence ATGGAACTTCCAAGGCGTGCCCGTGGTGACGAACTCCTGGTTCCCGGCAAGATGGCCAGCTTGCGAGCGCGATTGCGCCGGCTGTCGGGGCAGCATGACCTGACGACCGTCATCGTCAACGCCTTCGATCATCGCACCCGAGTCCTGCCCTTTGTTCTCGCAGATACCCGGATGGCGCCCGGCGGCGTCCGGGCGATTGGGTCGGCACTCGCCGATGTCGGTTTCGACAAGACCCGGATCGTGCTGCAGCAGTGGAACCGGAACTTCAGCCCGCTGCAAATGCGACTCGACGGCCGGATTCCGGACCTGTTCCTGGTCTCCAGCATGCATCTGCATTCCGCCGAATGCGATCGCCTGATTCGCGAGGCCTGCCAGATCGATCCGGACAAGCGCCCCCTGATCATGGTCGGCGGTCCCCGCATTCGCTACGAGCCTTGGCATGTGTTTGGCGGCACTCGCGATGCGACATGGTCCGCCGATGTCGCCGTCACCGGTGAGGAATACGTCTTCCTCGAACTGCTGGACGTGCTGCTGTCGATGCGCGCGGCCGGCGAGTCGATGCGCTCGGTGTTCCAGCGGGCCCGCGATGGCGGCGCACTCGACGAGGTGCCGGGGATCGTCTATGCGCGTCGCTCCTCGCGGAGCGGTCCGATCGAAGAGCTGGTCGATACCGGCGTACAGCGCCTGCTCGGCGATCTCGACGAGCTACCCGACCCGGTGCACGGCTACAAACTGCTGGAGGCCCCGAGCAACAGTGCAACGCTGGCGAGCCAGGCGCTGCCGATCAACCGGGTGAAGCGCCATAGCCCGATCGCCAGCATCGTGATGACCGCGGGCTGCAAGTTCCGCTGCTCATACTGCCCGATCCCGGCCTACAACCAGTCCCAATTCCGCGCCAAAAGCGGCGAGCGCATCGCCGAGGAAATCGGGCAGATCGCCAGCACTTTCGGCATCTATCACTTCTTCGGCGCCGACGATAACTTCTTCAACGACACCAAGCGCACGCTGGACATCGCCGGCACGCTGGCGCGCAAGCGCTCCGAACGGCCGTTCTGCAAGGTGCGGCTCGGCACCGAAGTCACGGTGCACGACACCGTCGGGATGCGCGATCACCTGCCGCTGATCCGCGATGCGGGCTTTGCGGCGGTGTGGCTCGGCGTCGAGGATATGACCGCGACGCTGGTGAAGAAGGCGCAGGACAAGGACAAGACCCAGCTCGCCTTCAAGCTGCTGCGCGAAAACAACATCCTGCCGATGCCGATGATGATGCATCACGACAGCCAGCCGTTGGTGACCTGGAAGTCGAACTACGGCCTGATCAACCAAATCAGGCTGCTGCGCAAGGCCGGCTCGATCAGCACGCAGGTGATGATGCTGACCCCTGCCCCCGGTTCGAAGTGGTACGAGAACGTGTTCGAATCCGGCATGGCGTTCAGCCGCGCCGGCGACATCAAGGTCGAGCCGCATATCATGGACGGCAACTACGTCGTCGCCTCGAAGCACCCGCGGCCCTGGCTGAAGCAGCTCAATCTGCTGCTCGCCTACACCTATTTCTTCAACCCGATCCGCTTCCTCAGCGCGCTGGTGTTCTCCAAATCGGCCGACGTGTTCTCGAGCTCCGAAACCCGCCCCGCCCACGAGGTCGCGCATTTCTCACCGGCCAAGCGGATGCGGCGTCGGGCCTGGCTGAAATTCCGCGCTCATATCGTCGATGCCGGCGCGCAGATCTACGGCATGATCGGGCTCGCCCACACCTACCGGCGAACTGCCGGCTGGGCGTGGCGGCTGCTCCGCGGTGACATCGAGCGGCACGACCGCGCCCCGGTCAGCCCGATCCCGATGCGGGGCGTCGGCGACAAGCCATCCGATCACGCGCTGCCGGGAACGGTCGATTTACGGGATCTCGAGCAGGTTGCTCTCCACGGCGCGCCAGCGCCGAAACTGGCGAAGACCGCCTGA